Proteins found in one Muntiacus reevesi chromosome 2, mMunRee1.1, whole genome shotgun sequence genomic segment:
- the PSMD8 gene encoding 26S proteasome non-ATPase regulatory subunit 8, which produces MAATAVNGVAGTSSSGSAAASGAILQAAAGMYEQLKGEWNRKSPNLSKCGEELGRLKLVLLELNFLPTTGTKLTKQQLILARDILEIGAQWSILRKDIPSFERYMAQLKCYYFDYKEQLPESAYMHQLLGLNLLFLLSQNRVAEFHTELERLPAKDIQTNVYIKHPVSLEQYLMEGSYNKVFLAKGNIPAESYTFFIDILLDTIRDEIAGCIEKAYEKILFTEATRILFFNTPKKMTDYAKKRGWVLGLNNYYSFASQQQKPEDTTIPSTELAKQVIEYARQLEMIV; this is translated from the exons ATGGCGGCCACGGCGGTGAACGGGGTGGCCGGCACCTCGAGCTCGGGGTCTGCGGCGGCCTCGGGCGCAATCCTGCAAGCCGCGGCCGGCATGTACGAGCAGCTCAAGGGAGAGTGGAACCGGAAAAGCCCTAATCTTAGCAAGTGCGGGGAAGAGCTGGGCCGTCTCAAG CTGGTTTTGTTGGAGCTCAACTTCCTGCCAACCACAGGGACCAAACTGACCAAGCAGCAGCTCATTCTGGCCC GTGACATACTGGAGATCGGGGCTCAGTGGAGTATCCTACGCAAGGACATCCCCTCCTTCGAGCGGTACATGGCCCAGCTCAAATGCTACTACTTCGATTACAA GgagcagctcccagagtcagcctACATGCACCAGCTCCTGGGCCTCAACCTCCTCTTCCTGCTGTCCCAGAACCGGGTGGCTGAGTTCCACACAGAGTTGGAACGGCTGCCTGCCAAGGACATCCAGACCAACGTGTACATCAAGCATCCGGTGTCCCTCGAGCAA TACCTGATGGAGGGCAGCTACAACAAGGTATTCCTGGCCAAAGGCAACATTCCTGCCGAGAGCTACACTTTCTTCATCGACATCCTGCTTGACACTATCAG GGATGAGATTGCTGGTTGTATCGAGAAGGCCTATGAGAAAATCCTCTTCACCGAGGCCACCCGGATCCTCTTCTTCAACACACCCAAAAAGATGACAGACTACGCCAAGAAG CGAGGGTGGGTTCTGGGCCTCAACAACTACTACAGCTTTGCCAGCCAGCAGCAGAAGCCGGAAGATACCACCATCCCTTCCACTGAGCTGGCCAAACAGGTCATCGAGTATGCCCGGCAGCTGGAGATGATCGTCTGA
- the CATSPERG gene encoding cation channel sperm-associated auxiliary subunit gamma, producing MFPAGPTPWPRLRVPRALWALLVVLLAPWRLWAIQETQECTWQVVLNNLESVGKNDAIDHFVDQELYTVDKVFDLLVDAPIDPDETYLGFPYYLKINYSCTGDSSEALVRKGHLTGLKPVVLVTFQSPVNFHRWKIEQLQIQMEAAPFRSPERCDAEEVCLMSWYTPMPIKNGSVVMRVDVSSNGLGPFIPNKRFRVNINGFLERQRDHKLQFTVGNELFHLIPRYFVNVPSRPLWYTVDQTPVLILGGIPEEKTVLLTDTNFKDFFLVELSIDSCWVGSFYCPQASFTATIYDAIATESTLFIRQNQLIYYFTGTYTTLFESNHGSERWVRVLANECIKRLCPVHFHSNGSEYVMALTTGKNEGYVHFGTITDGLVSFKLLPRNRSVCSAILVVNCSITWAVFVAGNYNLLMLVEIVGPTSSKYFQVVSYDLVNDHLVVLYTIPEFIPDARGLEFLMILGTESYTKFPMVPKGMSYNPYNNLLLIWGNFLLQSFNSENFIYLADFPKELSIKYLVNSFQGDMAIVTENEEIWYLLEGSYQVYQLFPSKAWEVYINLQVLQQSSLYAPNETMVTLFYEDKKLYQLVYLIDNQQGRLVKRLMPVEQLLMYQQISDDYVLERQGSHLTLSFSNFCPFTVMRLRELPNPQIYTRQERYRAQPPRVWEPWGFHSENSLAVYQGLVYYLLRLHSKYDKPYADPVHDSTWRWWKNKKQDQDYYFYLASNWRNAGSVHVDMTSYEKIYDLKAENELPERIFLDKGTSYSFSVFLTARKPGIQHGPSFQVLSPLDLAVVLADPDCIEAAVKEKVLVNRNSVLFWVTLSDKRSCFDQGISGHHLMKTSMLVKVLGSSGHCFQNTNQGLRMQGNLMVPVLIGCPPGKRLALDIAYTLQHNRVQNKHYFDCVKVDPEMPCFLFRDIFYPFFLIQDLVTGDSGSFQGSYVLKVVGGGPTLDTIKEYSEEEIYRFNSPLDKTGSLIWTTENTTTTEDLAFNIMSHNSLGIEWLCLENSPCHDTIPHSIFAPEFFFKVLVSNRGVDKSTYCDYQLTFLLHIHGLPLSARRAFLILLVSASLFVGLVILYIICCLLSPYMVKFCNFLRWKINSIIGLESYYTYSTPSDSRAFSHSGTMSWRSSRLNSRVVYKGAEENKAETKDALKRKSTT from the exons TCCTCCGAGGCCCTGGTTCGCAAGGGCCACCTGACAGGGCTGAAGCCAGTGGTGCTGGTCACCTTCCAGTCCCCAGTCAACTTCCATCGCTGGAAGATAGAGCAACTGCAGATCCAGATGGAGGCAGCTCCCTTCCGCAGCCCAG AGAGATGTGACGCAGAGGAGGTGTGTCTCATGAGCTGGTACACGCCCATGCCCATCAAGAACGGCAGCGTGGTCATGCGCGTGGACGTTAGCAGCAATGGCCTGGGGCCCTTCATCCCCAATAaaag GTTTCGTGTGAACATTAACGGCTTCCTGGAGAGACAGCGAGACCACAAACTCCAATTCACTGTGGGAAATGAG CTCTTCCATCTGATACCCCGGTACTTTGTGAATGTCCCGTCGAGGCCGCTGTGGTACACTGTGGATCAGACACCTGTACTCATCCTGGGTGGCATCCCTGAGGAGAAGACCGTCCTACTGACCGACACAAACTTCAAGGACTTCTTTCTCGTGGAG TTGAGCATTGACAGTTGCTGGGTAGGCTCCTTCTACTGCCCCCAAGCCAGTTTCACCGCCACCATCTATGATGCCATTGCCACTGAGAGCACCCTCTTCATCCGGCAGAACCAGCTCATCTACTATTTCACAGGCACCTACACCACACTCTTCGAGAGCAATCATGGCAGTG AGAGATGGGTTCGAGTCCTGGCTAACGAGTGCATCAAGAGGTTGTGCCCTGTGCATTTCCATAGCAATGGCTCCGAGTACGTGATGGCCCTCACCACTGGCAAGAACGAAGGTTATGTCCACTTTGGGACCATCACAG ATGGCCTTGTGTCCTTCAAGTTGCTGCCCAGGAATCGGTCCGTGTGCAGTGCAATTCTAG TTGTCAACTGCTCCATCACCTGGGCCGTATTCGTTGCTGGTAACTACAATCTACTGATGCTGGTGGAGATTGTAGGCCCTACCTCCTCGAAGTATTTCCAGGTGGTCAGCTATGACCTGG TCAACGATCACCTGGTTGTCCTCTACACCATCCCAGAATTCATCCCTGATG CTCGAGGCCTGGAGTTCCTGATGATTCTAGGGACAGAGTCCTATACCAAATTTCCAATGGTCCCCAAGGGCATGTCCTACAACCCGTATAACAACCTGCTGCTCATCTGGGGcaacttcctcctccagag TTTTAACAGTGAAAACTTCATTTACCTGGCGGACTTCCCCAAGGAGCTGTCCATCAAGTACCTGGTGAACTCATTCCAAGGGGACATGGCCATTGTCACCGAGAACGAGGAG ATCTGGTACCTCCTGGAGGGCAGCTACCAGGTGTACCAGCTATTCCCGTCCAAGGCCTGGGAGGTGTACATCAACCTCCAGGTTCTTCAGCAGTCCTCTCTCTACGCCCCCAATGAGACTATGGTCACCCTCTTCTATGAAGACAAAAAACTGTACCAG CTGGTGTACCTGATAGACAACCAGCAGGGCAGGCTCGTCAAGAGGCTCATGCCCGTGGAGCAGCTACTGATGTACCAGCAGATCAGTGACGACTATGTCTTGGAGCGGCAAGG GAGCCACCTGACGCTGTCCTTCTCCAACTTCTGCCCCTTCACGGTGATGCGTCTGCGGGAGCTGCCCAACCCGCAGATCTACACGCGCCAGGAGCGCTACCGCGCCCAGCCGCCGCGCGTCTGGGAGCCCTGGGGCTTCCACAGCGAGAACTCGCTGGCTGTCTATCAGGGCCTCGTCTACTACCTGCTCAGGCTGCACTCGAAGTACGACAAG CCATACGCGGACCCAGTGCACGACTCCACCTGGCGCTGGTGGAAGAACAAGAAGCAGGACCAG GATTACTACTTCTACCTGGCCAGCAACTGGCGGAATGCAGGCAGTGTGCACGTTGACATGACCAGCTACGAAAAAATCTACGACCTCAAGGCCGAGAACGAGCTGCCCGAGCGCATCTTCCTGGACAAGGGTACCAGCTACAGCTTCTCAGTCTTCCTGACCGCCCGGAAGCCGGGAATCCAGCACG GCCCCTCCTTCCAGGTGCTGAGCCCGTTGGATCTGGCTGTGGTGCTGGCGGACCCCGACTGCATTGAGGCGGCGGTGAAGGAGAAGGTCCTTGTTAATCGCAACTCGGTGCTTTTCTGG GTTACGCTCAGTGATAAAAGGTCTTGCTTTGACCAGGGCATCAGTGGACATCACCTCATGAAGACCTCCATGCTCGTCAAG GTGTTGGGCTCGTCTGGGCACTGCTTCCAGAACACGAACCAGGGGCTTCGTATGCAA GGCAATCTGATGGTACCGGTGCTTATCGGCTGCCCGCCGGGCAAGCGCCTGGCCTTGGACATCGCCTACACGCTGCAGCACAACCGCGTGCAGAACAAACACTACTTCGACTGCGTCAAAGTGGACCCGGAGATGCCCTGCTTTCTCTTCCGGGACA TCTTCTACCCATTCTTCTTGATCCAAGATTTGGTGACGGGCGATTCTGGCAGTTTTCAGGGCAG CTACGTGCTGAAGGTGGTGGGCGGCGGGCCCACCCTTGACACCATCAAGGAATACAGCGAGGAGGAAATCTACCGCTTCAACAGCCCCCTGGACAA GACTGGCAGCCTTATCTGGACCACGGAGAACACAACGACCACCGAGGACCTGGCCTTCAACATCATGTCCCACAACAGTTTAGGCATCGA GTGGCTATGTCTGGAGAACTCACCGTGCCATGACACCATTCCCCACAGCATCTTTGCCCCTGAATTCTTCTTCAAGGTGTTGGTGAGCAATAG AGGTGTGGACAAGAGCACCTATTGCGACTACCAGCTCACCTTTCTGCTGCACATCCATGGGCTCCCGCTCAGTGCCAGGCGGGCCTTCCTCATCCTCCTG GTGTCAGCCAGCCTATTTGTCGGCCTGGTGATTCTCTACATCATCTGCTGCCTTCTGTCTCCCTACATGGTGAAGTTTTGCAATTTCCTCCGCTGGAAGATCAACAGCATCATTGGCTTAGAATCTTACTACACCTACAGTACCCCCTCCGACAGCAGGGCCTTCAGCCACTCTGGGACCATGTCTTGGAGGAGCTCCAGGTTAAACTCCAGGGTTGTCTACAAGGGGGCAGAGGAGAACAAGGCTGAAACTAAGGACGCCTTGAAGAGGAAGTCCACCACCTAA